From Arvicanthis niloticus isolate mArvNil1 chromosome 22, mArvNil1.pat.X, whole genome shotgun sequence, the proteins below share one genomic window:
- the Pram1 gene encoding PML-RARA-regulated adapter molecule 1 isoform X3: MGSNQDFRNLQAKFQASQPEPGEPFRKTPKPEFNKLLKKFPQTELSEQPNKFSQSELSAVSLKPLQLQSVDLPKKPPQPEILKKLPQPEFTDLAKKPVQAELPRKPLHPEFTGLKKPSQAEFADLKKPPQPQFASLPKPPQPEFPNLPKKLPKPEFGELSKRSPQLETPQEPSVPVQKPPKPELNNPARPLGELKPKKFWQLESNEAPLRPLPSEFSTFPKKPQQPEAVGFSRKSLTQSESIEVPQTSPSKRGSNEFCSHSPQPDISIFPKNTVKSEFNENFRKSPYPQATGCPKSPKQPMFYEVPQTPPWKSESCNPQSHSPLPDFNAFPKKHPQLQPSDLTRTSSEPEVCKVPKKTQQPDPNVLSKKPSQSELGLLPRTSSEPEFSSLPRKFLQPQHGKFFQPEFPKGLPRKPKLPGSVSECSLPSAIAGSSPQFPLSPGLRVPGKPRWRSEDFHVQHPPRRRPLPSASSLGLPPAKPPLPPVPINIQSFRRAPATATAVLKTRSSTGSHFQAQQPQHNAQNPDEIYELYDAVEATDDSSLNPGGRDEMQSTQQATRWSQQEPELRKKATQPQQLPATDPKLLKQIRKAEKAEREFRKKFKFEGEIVIHTKMMIDPNAKTRRGGGKHLGIRRGEILEVIEFTSKDEMLCRDPKGKYGYVPRTALLPLETEVYDDVSFGEPLDMQPFPQ; this comes from the exons ATG GGAAGCAATCAAGACTTCCGAAACCTCCAAGCTAAGTTCCAGGCCTCTCAGCCAGAACCTGGAGAACCGTTCAGAAAAACCCCAAAGCCTGAGTTCAACAAACTCCTGAAGAAGTTTCCACAGACTGAGTTAAGTGAGCAGCCCAACAAGTTCTCACAGTCTGAGCTCAGTGCAGTGTCCTTGAAACCACTGCAGCTGCAGTCTGTAGACCTTCCCAAGAAGCCCCCACAACCTGAAATTCTTAAGAAGTTGCCACAGCCTGAGTTCACTGATCTAGCCAAGAAGCCTGTACAGGCTGAACTCCCAAGGAAGCCTCTGCATCCAGAGTTCACGGGTCTCAAAAAGCCTTCCCAGGCTGAGTTTGCAGACCTCAAGAAGCCACCACAGCCCCAGTTTGCCAGCCTCCCCAAGCCCCCACAGCCTGAATTCCCTAATCTCCCCAAGAAGCTCCCCAAACCTGAGTTTGGAGAGCTCTCCAAGAGATCTCCACAGCTTGAGACACCCCAGGAGCCCAGTGTACCTGTCCAGAAGCCCCCGAAGCCTGAGCTCAACAATCCTGCCAGGCCTCTAGGAGAGCTCAAACCCAAGAAGTTTTGGCAGCTTGAGTCCAATGAGGCCCCTCTGAGGCCCTTGCCATCTGAGTTCAGTACCTTTCCCAAGAAGCCACAGCAGCCTGAGGCTGTTGGTTTCTCTAGAAAGTCCCTGACACAGTCAGAGTCCATTGAAGTTCCTCAGACATCACCCTCTAAGCGTGGGTCCAATGAGTTTTGCTCCCACTCCCCACAGCCTGACATCAGTATCTTTCCTAAGAACACTGTGAAGTCTGAGTTCAATGAGAACTTTAGGAAGTCTCCATATCCTCAAGCCACTGGTTGCCCCAAGTCCCCAAAGCAGCCCATGTTCTATGAGGTTCCCCAGACACCCCCCTGGAAGTCTGAGTCATGTAACCCCCAGTCTCACTCCCCGCTGCCAGACTTCAATGCATTCCCCAAGAAGCATCCACAGCTCCAACCAAGTGACCTTACCAGGACATCCTCGGAGCCTGAAGTCTGCAAAGTTCCCAAGAAAACCCAGCAGCCAGACCCCAATGTGCTTTCTAAGAAGCCCTCACAGTCAGAATTGGGTCTCCTCCCTAGAACATCCTCAGAGCCTGAGTTCAGCTCGCTCCCAAGGAAGTTTCTGCAGCCTCAACACGGCAAGTTCTTCCAGCCTGAGTTCCCCAAGGGTCTGCCTAGAAAGCCCAAGCTTCCTGGTTCTGTGTCTGAATGCTCCCTGCCCTCTGCTATTGCGGGCTCCAGCCCCCAGTTCCCTCTCAGCCCTGGGCTTAGAGTCCCTGGGAAACCCCGCTGGAGATCAGAAGACTTCCACGTCCAGCACCCACCCCGACGGCGGCCCCTGCCCTCAGCCAGTAGCCTGGGACTCCCCCCAGCCAAGCCCCCACTACCACCTGTCCCCATCAATATCCAAAGCTTCAGGAGAGCCCCAGCAACAGCCACAG CTGTACTGAAGACACGCTCTTCTACTGGGAGCCACTTCCAAGCCCAACAACCTCAACATAATGCACA GAACCCGGATGAGATCTATGAACTGTATGATGCTGTGGAGGCCACAGATGACTCTAGTCTCAACCCCGGAGGCAGAG ATGAAATGCAGTCTACCCAGCAAGCCACCAGATGGTCTCAACAGGAGCCAGAGCTCAG GAAGAAGGCCACTCAGCCACAGCAGCTACCAGCCACAGACCCCAAGCTGCTGAAACAGATCAGGAAGGCAGAAAAAGCTGAAAGAGAGTTTAGAAAGAAgttcaag TTTGAAGGTGAAATTGTGATTCATACAAAGATGATGATTGACCCCAATGCCAAGACCCGTCGTGGGGGTGGCAAGCACCTGGGCATTCGGCGTGGAGAGATCCTAGAGGTGATTGAGTTCACTAGCAAGGATGAGATGCTTTGCCGGGATCCCAAGGGCAAGT ATGGCTATGTGCCCAGAACTGCACTGTTGCCCTT GGAAACTGAAGTATATGATGACGTCAGCTTCGGGG AGCCTCTGGACATGCAACCATTTCCTCAGTGA
- the Pram1 gene encoding PML-RARA-regulated adapter molecule 1 isoform X2, which produces MGSNQDFRNLQAKFQASQPEPGEPFRKTPKPEFNKLLKKFPQTELSEQPNKFSQSELSAVSLKPLQLQSVDLPKKPPQPEILKKLPQPEFTDLAKKPVQAELPRKPLHPEFTGLKKPSQAEFADLKKPPQPQFASLPKPPQPEFPNLPKKLPKPEFGELSKRSPQLETPQEPSVPVQKPPKPELNNPARPLGELKPKKFWQLESNEAPLRPLPSEFSTFPKKPQQPEAVGFSRKSLTQSESIEVPQTSPSKRGSNEFCSHSPQPDISIFPKNTVKSEFNENFRKSPYPQATGCPKSPKQPMFYEVPQTPPWKSESCNPQSHSPLPDFNAFPKKHPQLQPSDLTRTSSEPEVCKVPKKTQQPDPNVLSKKPSQSELGLLPRTSSEPEFSSLPRKFLQPQHGKFFQPEFPKGLPRKPKLPGSVSECSLPSAIAGSSPQFPLSPGLRVPGKPRWRSEDFHVQHPPRRRPLPSASSLGLPPAKPPLPPVPINIQSFRRAPATATAVLKTRSSTGSHFQAQQPQHNAQNPDEIYELYDAVEATDDSSLNPGGRDEMQSTQQATRWSQQEPELRYTRQMGYYGVGLSSGTLMGVLLAHRYPIPGSFRKKATQPQQLPATDPKLLKQIRKAEKAEREFRKKFKFEGEIVIHTKMMIDPNAKTRRGGGKHLGIRRGEILEVIEFTSKDEMLCRDPKGKYGYVPRTALLPL; this is translated from the exons ATG GGAAGCAATCAAGACTTCCGAAACCTCCAAGCTAAGTTCCAGGCCTCTCAGCCAGAACCTGGAGAACCGTTCAGAAAAACCCCAAAGCCTGAGTTCAACAAACTCCTGAAGAAGTTTCCACAGACTGAGTTAAGTGAGCAGCCCAACAAGTTCTCACAGTCTGAGCTCAGTGCAGTGTCCTTGAAACCACTGCAGCTGCAGTCTGTAGACCTTCCCAAGAAGCCCCCACAACCTGAAATTCTTAAGAAGTTGCCACAGCCTGAGTTCACTGATCTAGCCAAGAAGCCTGTACAGGCTGAACTCCCAAGGAAGCCTCTGCATCCAGAGTTCACGGGTCTCAAAAAGCCTTCCCAGGCTGAGTTTGCAGACCTCAAGAAGCCACCACAGCCCCAGTTTGCCAGCCTCCCCAAGCCCCCACAGCCTGAATTCCCTAATCTCCCCAAGAAGCTCCCCAAACCTGAGTTTGGAGAGCTCTCCAAGAGATCTCCACAGCTTGAGACACCCCAGGAGCCCAGTGTACCTGTCCAGAAGCCCCCGAAGCCTGAGCTCAACAATCCTGCCAGGCCTCTAGGAGAGCTCAAACCCAAGAAGTTTTGGCAGCTTGAGTCCAATGAGGCCCCTCTGAGGCCCTTGCCATCTGAGTTCAGTACCTTTCCCAAGAAGCCACAGCAGCCTGAGGCTGTTGGTTTCTCTAGAAAGTCCCTGACACAGTCAGAGTCCATTGAAGTTCCTCAGACATCACCCTCTAAGCGTGGGTCCAATGAGTTTTGCTCCCACTCCCCACAGCCTGACATCAGTATCTTTCCTAAGAACACTGTGAAGTCTGAGTTCAATGAGAACTTTAGGAAGTCTCCATATCCTCAAGCCACTGGTTGCCCCAAGTCCCCAAAGCAGCCCATGTTCTATGAGGTTCCCCAGACACCCCCCTGGAAGTCTGAGTCATGTAACCCCCAGTCTCACTCCCCGCTGCCAGACTTCAATGCATTCCCCAAGAAGCATCCACAGCTCCAACCAAGTGACCTTACCAGGACATCCTCGGAGCCTGAAGTCTGCAAAGTTCCCAAGAAAACCCAGCAGCCAGACCCCAATGTGCTTTCTAAGAAGCCCTCACAGTCAGAATTGGGTCTCCTCCCTAGAACATCCTCAGAGCCTGAGTTCAGCTCGCTCCCAAGGAAGTTTCTGCAGCCTCAACACGGCAAGTTCTTCCAGCCTGAGTTCCCCAAGGGTCTGCCTAGAAAGCCCAAGCTTCCTGGTTCTGTGTCTGAATGCTCCCTGCCCTCTGCTATTGCGGGCTCCAGCCCCCAGTTCCCTCTCAGCCCTGGGCTTAGAGTCCCTGGGAAACCCCGCTGGAGATCAGAAGACTTCCACGTCCAGCACCCACCCCGACGGCGGCCCCTGCCCTCAGCCAGTAGCCTGGGACTCCCCCCAGCCAAGCCCCCACTACCACCTGTCCCCATCAATATCCAAAGCTTCAGGAGAGCCCCAGCAACAGCCACAG CTGTACTGAAGACACGCTCTTCTACTGGGAGCCACTTCCAAGCCCAACAACCTCAACATAATGCACA GAACCCGGATGAGATCTATGAACTGTATGATGCTGTGGAGGCCACAGATGACTCTAGTCTCAACCCCGGAGGCAGAG ATGAAATGCAGTCTACCCAGCAAGCCACCAGATGGTCTCAACAGGAGCCAGAGCTCAGGTACACAAGGCAAATGGGGTATTATGGTGTTGGGCTGAGCTCTGGTACTCTGATGGGAGTACTGCTTGCTCATAGATACCCAATACCTGGGTCTTTCAGGAAGAAGGCCACTCAGCCACAGCAGCTACCAGCCACAGACCCCAAGCTGCTGAAACAGATCAGGAAGGCAGAAAAAGCTGAAAGAGAGTTTAGAAAGAAgttcaag TTTGAAGGTGAAATTGTGATTCATACAAAGATGATGATTGACCCCAATGCCAAGACCCGTCGTGGGGGTGGCAAGCACCTGGGCATTCGGCGTGGAGAGATCCTAGAGGTGATTGAGTTCACTAGCAAGGATGAGATGCTTTGCCGGGATCCCAAGGGCAAGT ATGGCTATGTGCCCAGAACTGCACTGTTGCCCTTGTAA
- the Pram1 gene encoding PML-RARA-regulated adapter molecule 1 isoform X4, whose amino-acid sequence MGSNQDFRNLQAKFQASQPEPGEPFRKTPKPEFNKLLKKFPQTELSEQPNKFSQSELSAVSLKPLQLQSVDLPKKPPQPEILKKLPQPEFTDLAKKPVQAELPRKPLHPEFTGLKKPSQAEFADLKKPPQPQFASLPKPPQPEFPNLPKKLPKPEFGELSKRSPQLETPQEPSVPVQKPPKPELNNPARPLGELKPKKFWQLESNEAPLRPLPSEFSTFPKKPQQPEAVGFSRKSLTQSESIEVPQTSPSKRGSNEFCSHSPQPDISIFPKNTVKSEFNENFRKSPYPQATGCPKSPKQPMFYEVPQTPPWKSESCNPQSHSPLPDFNAFPKKHPQLQPSDLTRTSSEPEVCKVPKKTQQPDPNVLSKKPSQSELGLLPRTSSEPEFSSLPRKFLQPQHGKFFQPEFPKGLPRKPKLPGSVSECSLPSAIAGSSPQFPLSPGLRVPGKPRWRSEDFHVQHPPRRRPLPSASSLGLPPAKPPLPPVPINIQSFRRAPATATAVLKTRSSTGSHFQAQQPQHNAHILSGTRMRSMNCMMLWRPQMTLVSTPEAEMKCSLPSKPPDGLNRSQSSGRRPLSHSSYQPQTPSC is encoded by the exons ATG GGAAGCAATCAAGACTTCCGAAACCTCCAAGCTAAGTTCCAGGCCTCTCAGCCAGAACCTGGAGAACCGTTCAGAAAAACCCCAAAGCCTGAGTTCAACAAACTCCTGAAGAAGTTTCCACAGACTGAGTTAAGTGAGCAGCCCAACAAGTTCTCACAGTCTGAGCTCAGTGCAGTGTCCTTGAAACCACTGCAGCTGCAGTCTGTAGACCTTCCCAAGAAGCCCCCACAACCTGAAATTCTTAAGAAGTTGCCACAGCCTGAGTTCACTGATCTAGCCAAGAAGCCTGTACAGGCTGAACTCCCAAGGAAGCCTCTGCATCCAGAGTTCACGGGTCTCAAAAAGCCTTCCCAGGCTGAGTTTGCAGACCTCAAGAAGCCACCACAGCCCCAGTTTGCCAGCCTCCCCAAGCCCCCACAGCCTGAATTCCCTAATCTCCCCAAGAAGCTCCCCAAACCTGAGTTTGGAGAGCTCTCCAAGAGATCTCCACAGCTTGAGACACCCCAGGAGCCCAGTGTACCTGTCCAGAAGCCCCCGAAGCCTGAGCTCAACAATCCTGCCAGGCCTCTAGGAGAGCTCAAACCCAAGAAGTTTTGGCAGCTTGAGTCCAATGAGGCCCCTCTGAGGCCCTTGCCATCTGAGTTCAGTACCTTTCCCAAGAAGCCACAGCAGCCTGAGGCTGTTGGTTTCTCTAGAAAGTCCCTGACACAGTCAGAGTCCATTGAAGTTCCTCAGACATCACCCTCTAAGCGTGGGTCCAATGAGTTTTGCTCCCACTCCCCACAGCCTGACATCAGTATCTTTCCTAAGAACACTGTGAAGTCTGAGTTCAATGAGAACTTTAGGAAGTCTCCATATCCTCAAGCCACTGGTTGCCCCAAGTCCCCAAAGCAGCCCATGTTCTATGAGGTTCCCCAGACACCCCCCTGGAAGTCTGAGTCATGTAACCCCCAGTCTCACTCCCCGCTGCCAGACTTCAATGCATTCCCCAAGAAGCATCCACAGCTCCAACCAAGTGACCTTACCAGGACATCCTCGGAGCCTGAAGTCTGCAAAGTTCCCAAGAAAACCCAGCAGCCAGACCCCAATGTGCTTTCTAAGAAGCCCTCACAGTCAGAATTGGGTCTCCTCCCTAGAACATCCTCAGAGCCTGAGTTCAGCTCGCTCCCAAGGAAGTTTCTGCAGCCTCAACACGGCAAGTTCTTCCAGCCTGAGTTCCCCAAGGGTCTGCCTAGAAAGCCCAAGCTTCCTGGTTCTGTGTCTGAATGCTCCCTGCCCTCTGCTATTGCGGGCTCCAGCCCCCAGTTCCCTCTCAGCCCTGGGCTTAGAGTCCCTGGGAAACCCCGCTGGAGATCAGAAGACTTCCACGTCCAGCACCCACCCCGACGGCGGCCCCTGCCCTCAGCCAGTAGCCTGGGACTCCCCCCAGCCAAGCCCCCACTACCACCTGTCCCCATCAATATCCAAAGCTTCAGGAGAGCCCCAGCAACAGCCACAG CTGTACTGAAGACACGCTCTTCTACTGGGAGCCACTTCCAAGCCCAACAACCTCAACATAATGCACA TATCCTTTCAGGAACCCGGATGAGATCTATGAACTGTATGATGCTGTGGAGGCCACAGATGACTCTAGTCTCAACCCCGGAGGCAGAG ATGAAATGCAGTCTACCCAGCAAGCCACCAGATGGTCTCAACAGGAGCCAGAGCTCAG GAAGAAGGCCACTCAGCCACAGCAGCTACCAGCCACAGACCCCAAGCTGCTGA
- the Pram1 gene encoding PML-RARA-regulated adapter molecule 1 isoform X1 — protein MGSNQDFRNLQAKFQASQPEPGEPFRKTPKPEFNKLLKKFPQTELSEQPNKFSQSELSAVSLKPLQLQSVDLPKKPPQPEILKKLPQPEFTDLAKKPVQAELPRKPLHPEFTGLKKPSQAEFADLKKPPQPQFASLPKPPQPEFPNLPKKLPKPEFGELSKRSPQLETPQEPSVPVQKPPKPELNNPARPLGELKPKKFWQLESNEAPLRPLPSEFSTFPKKPQQPEAVGFSRKSLTQSESIEVPQTSPSKRGSNEFCSHSPQPDISIFPKNTVKSEFNENFRKSPYPQATGCPKSPKQPMFYEVPQTPPWKSESCNPQSHSPLPDFNAFPKKHPQLQPSDLTRTSSEPEVCKVPKKTQQPDPNVLSKKPSQSELGLLPRTSSEPEFSSLPRKFLQPQHGKFFQPEFPKGLPRKPKLPGSVSECSLPSAIAGSSPQFPLSPGLRVPGKPRWRSEDFHVQHPPRRRPLPSASSLGLPPAKPPLPPVPINIQSFRRAPATATAVLKTRSSTGSHFQAQQPQHNAQNPDEIYELYDAVEATDDSSLNPGGRDEMQSTQQATRWSQQEPELRYTRQMGYYGVGLSSGTLMGVLLAHRYPIPGSFRKKATQPQQLPATDPKLLKQIRKAEKAEREFRKKFKFEGEIVIHTKMMIDPNAKTRRGGGKHLGIRRGEILEVIEFTSKDEMLCRDPKGKYGYVPRTALLPLETEVYDDVSFGEPLDMQPFPQ, from the exons ATG GGAAGCAATCAAGACTTCCGAAACCTCCAAGCTAAGTTCCAGGCCTCTCAGCCAGAACCTGGAGAACCGTTCAGAAAAACCCCAAAGCCTGAGTTCAACAAACTCCTGAAGAAGTTTCCACAGACTGAGTTAAGTGAGCAGCCCAACAAGTTCTCACAGTCTGAGCTCAGTGCAGTGTCCTTGAAACCACTGCAGCTGCAGTCTGTAGACCTTCCCAAGAAGCCCCCACAACCTGAAATTCTTAAGAAGTTGCCACAGCCTGAGTTCACTGATCTAGCCAAGAAGCCTGTACAGGCTGAACTCCCAAGGAAGCCTCTGCATCCAGAGTTCACGGGTCTCAAAAAGCCTTCCCAGGCTGAGTTTGCAGACCTCAAGAAGCCACCACAGCCCCAGTTTGCCAGCCTCCCCAAGCCCCCACAGCCTGAATTCCCTAATCTCCCCAAGAAGCTCCCCAAACCTGAGTTTGGAGAGCTCTCCAAGAGATCTCCACAGCTTGAGACACCCCAGGAGCCCAGTGTACCTGTCCAGAAGCCCCCGAAGCCTGAGCTCAACAATCCTGCCAGGCCTCTAGGAGAGCTCAAACCCAAGAAGTTTTGGCAGCTTGAGTCCAATGAGGCCCCTCTGAGGCCCTTGCCATCTGAGTTCAGTACCTTTCCCAAGAAGCCACAGCAGCCTGAGGCTGTTGGTTTCTCTAGAAAGTCCCTGACACAGTCAGAGTCCATTGAAGTTCCTCAGACATCACCCTCTAAGCGTGGGTCCAATGAGTTTTGCTCCCACTCCCCACAGCCTGACATCAGTATCTTTCCTAAGAACACTGTGAAGTCTGAGTTCAATGAGAACTTTAGGAAGTCTCCATATCCTCAAGCCACTGGTTGCCCCAAGTCCCCAAAGCAGCCCATGTTCTATGAGGTTCCCCAGACACCCCCCTGGAAGTCTGAGTCATGTAACCCCCAGTCTCACTCCCCGCTGCCAGACTTCAATGCATTCCCCAAGAAGCATCCACAGCTCCAACCAAGTGACCTTACCAGGACATCCTCGGAGCCTGAAGTCTGCAAAGTTCCCAAGAAAACCCAGCAGCCAGACCCCAATGTGCTTTCTAAGAAGCCCTCACAGTCAGAATTGGGTCTCCTCCCTAGAACATCCTCAGAGCCTGAGTTCAGCTCGCTCCCAAGGAAGTTTCTGCAGCCTCAACACGGCAAGTTCTTCCAGCCTGAGTTCCCCAAGGGTCTGCCTAGAAAGCCCAAGCTTCCTGGTTCTGTGTCTGAATGCTCCCTGCCCTCTGCTATTGCGGGCTCCAGCCCCCAGTTCCCTCTCAGCCCTGGGCTTAGAGTCCCTGGGAAACCCCGCTGGAGATCAGAAGACTTCCACGTCCAGCACCCACCCCGACGGCGGCCCCTGCCCTCAGCCAGTAGCCTGGGACTCCCCCCAGCCAAGCCCCCACTACCACCTGTCCCCATCAATATCCAAAGCTTCAGGAGAGCCCCAGCAACAGCCACAG CTGTACTGAAGACACGCTCTTCTACTGGGAGCCACTTCCAAGCCCAACAACCTCAACATAATGCACA GAACCCGGATGAGATCTATGAACTGTATGATGCTGTGGAGGCCACAGATGACTCTAGTCTCAACCCCGGAGGCAGAG ATGAAATGCAGTCTACCCAGCAAGCCACCAGATGGTCTCAACAGGAGCCAGAGCTCAGGTACACAAGGCAAATGGGGTATTATGGTGTTGGGCTGAGCTCTGGTACTCTGATGGGAGTACTGCTTGCTCATAGATACCCAATACCTGGGTCTTTCAGGAAGAAGGCCACTCAGCCACAGCAGCTACCAGCCACAGACCCCAAGCTGCTGAAACAGATCAGGAAGGCAGAAAAAGCTGAAAGAGAGTTTAGAAAGAAgttcaag TTTGAAGGTGAAATTGTGATTCATACAAAGATGATGATTGACCCCAATGCCAAGACCCGTCGTGGGGGTGGCAAGCACCTGGGCATTCGGCGTGGAGAGATCCTAGAGGTGATTGAGTTCACTAGCAAGGATGAGATGCTTTGCCGGGATCCCAAGGGCAAGT ATGGCTATGTGCCCAGAACTGCACTGTTGCCCTT GGAAACTGAAGTATATGATGACGTCAGCTTCGGGG AGCCTCTGGACATGCAACCATTTCCTCAGTGA